The following are encoded in a window of Triticum aestivum cultivar Chinese Spring unplaced genomic scaffold, IWGSC CS RefSeq v2.1 scaffold5046, whole genome shotgun sequence genomic DNA:
- the LOC123173853 gene encoding uncharacterized protein, whose amino-acid sequence MASQLVESHRAGAEVHKGNDICKKKTVELLEVLGLPKGLFPMDDIEEVGHNCESGFVWILQKKKKEHTFNKLNQTASYDTEVTAFVEKGKMKKITGVKVEEFSLVEICVDESSADKVTIKTDTGLSDTHDAAVFALGE is encoded by the coding sequence ATGGCGTCCCAGCTGGTTGAGAGCCACCGTGCCGGCGCCGAGGTCCACAAGGGGAACGATATCTGCAAGAAGAAGACCGTCGAGCTTCTCGAAGTGCTTGGCCTCCCGAAAGGCCTCTTTCCTATGGATGACATCGAGGAGGTCGGGCACAACTGTGAGAGTGGGTTCGTGTGGATActtcagaagaagaagaaagagcacACGTTCAACAAGCTCAACCAGACCGCCTCCTACGACACTGAGGTGACCGCTTTTGTGGAAAAGGGCAAGATGAAGAAGATCACCGGGGTCAAGGTCGAGGAGTTTTCTTTGGTCGAGATCTGTGTGGATGAGTCTTCTGCTGATAAGGTCACAATCAAGACCGACACTGGTCTGTCTGACACCCATGATGCTGCCGTGTTCGCTCTCGGAGAATAG
- the LOC123173852 gene encoding uncharacterized protein: MASQLVESHRAGAEVHKGNDICKKKTIELLEELDLPKGLFPMDDIEEVGHNCESGFVWMLQKKKNEHMFNKLNQTVSYDTEVTAFVEKGKMKKVTGVKVEDLYSLVEVYVDESSADKVTIKTDTGLSETHDAPVFAVGE, encoded by the coding sequence ATGGCGTCCCAGCTGGTTGAGAGCCACCGTGCCGGCGCCGAGGTCCACAAGGGGAACGATATCTGCAAGAAGAAGACCATCGAGCTTCTCGAAGAGCTTGACCTCCCGAAAGGCCTCTTTCCTATGGATGACATCGAGGAGGTCGGGCACAACTGTGAGAGTGGGTTTGTGTGGAtgcttcagaagaagaagaacgagcacaTGTTCAACAAGCTCAACCAGACCGTCTCCTACGACACTGAGGTGACCGCTTTTGTGGAGAAGGGCAAGATGAAGAAGGTCACCGGGGTCAAGGTCGAGGACCTATACTCTTTGGTCGAGGTCTATGTGGATGAGTCTTCTGCTGATAAGGTTACCATCAAGACTGACACCGGTCTGTCTGAAACCCATGATGCGCCCGTGTTTGCTGTTGGGGAATAG